gaaGAATACATatgaaaaaaagcttttatctTTCAGTTAATAGATGTCTAAATGCCTTGCATGTGAACAAATACCCATGGTATGTGTTGCTGACTTAGACTTGTAAAATCCCCAGCTCTCTCTTACCATTTTCTGAAGTGCAGTGCAAATTCATGGTGTTAGTTATTAGGACTAAGTCCTTCTTTTGAGAGGGTAAAATTTGAGAATTTGTTCTAGGAAACCTCCCTCCTAAACactggactttttttttttttcaatatgtcAAGCACATTACTGAGAGTTAGAGGTAAACCAGAATGCTGGTATGGAGggaagtggaaaagaaaaatttccgCCACACCTCTGCTTATTTCATGGTTAAGTTATTTCATATTTGCCACAGAAATTGCTGCTATTTTGTGTCTGTTTGGTGAAAATGGATGAAGATTGCCCAATTAGCAAAAAATCAGAGAGAAATGACCTCGTGGCTTGTTTCTCAAAGCTTGATTTGGGGTTATGGAAGCAGGAGGCTCTATAATACAGCTTCCAGTCCATCAGCCTCATAGTTCTACTTGTTAGTGCCACAAACATAAAAAATTTTCTAAGTTGCCTGAGTTTGCTGGAGATGTGCAGGTGATGATAGagctccctgctgtgctggatcCTGCCTTAGCCTGCTGGCAGTCTCACTGGAGCCATGGAGTGAGCCAAGGCTTTGGGAACAGCATCCATCCGATTTGGCAATAGAAATCTTatttgtgtgcacagagcaaCAGGGAGAtgagcactgcccagcactcaCTTCCTTGGACATAGTTGAATAGTTGCTCTGCAGTTGAGTGTTGGCTGTAGCATGTGCCAGGTCCCTGAGGATTTGGTTTGTGTGCTGGCACAAGGGCCAGCTGAAGAAATGGAGAAACAATTGTCCCTTTCTTGTTGTGCACAGGCTGTTGTCACTTTGAGGGGTCAGACAGAGGAGCAGTGTTGGTGGGGGATAAGGCTCAGGGGAGAAATGGTTAAGTGTAGCCTATAGACCTATTTCTGGGGTCTCTCGTTTCATCATCTCACCTGTCAGCTAGTGGCTGTCATGGACATCCAAGACTTCCCATGGCAGTCATTCTGGCAGAGCCTGATTTCACACTGTTTCCAGGAGGGGAGCAGGCTCTTGTTTCCCCTGAGCCCTTTTGCCACGGTGGTGGAAGTGCAGAGCCAGAACTGTGACACCTCTTCACAGCAGCTCTTAAAGTGCACAAGAACTTCCCAAACTTCTGCAAATGCAGCAAATTGCTTTTCACAGGCTCTGGAGTTTGATTTTTAGACATGTGTTTGACACGTGCAGTATTTTTCCTTCACCGCCTTCCATATAGGCACTGGTGGGGAAATGACCCAGGAAACAATTTCGGATGTGGCGTCTTGTGTGACATCTGAATTTGTGCAGAACACTGTCATTTACAGGAGTGTTCATCAGCACAGTGCAGTCAAAGAGTTCTTCAGCTGACTTGGAAAAAATAGGCAATAAGTTCTGAGCTAGTGTATTAGATGGGATGAAGCAGAATAGGTGCTCAAAGTACTGTTTTATCACAGACTGTTGCCAGCTGTTCAGAGTCAGCAAAAATATTGCTGTTGATTTCCACGGGTATTTGATCAGATTGAGATGGATTGTAAGAGAACCTGGGGACTTGTGCTTCTAGGAGCATTTCTAGTGAAAAAGCCTGGCAATCCTGTAAGCTGCAGGGGTGGGGGGCAATcttatttctaatttctgtgtttatttttcatagGCTGCATCCTGGCTGATGAGTTTCCATGCATTTTGTAGGGTGAGGGTTGGTAACAATGCTGAGGCTGTAAGCTCAGCATTGTCCATGATCCCGTCTGACAGTCCCAGTTCTGAGCACCCGGTCATGTTTTGAAACAAGTATAATCTGTTTAAAATTGCCTCTAAAACCAGCTAAGACTTGACAAACTTGTACCAGAATTCTAAAGAAATGTAGAAATCAGTTAAGGTAGAAAATTCTCTTTGCTGTGTGTTGGCTGGTTCCTGCTTTACCCTGGCAGAGCTTGTCCTTGGAACGTGAGGAACGTTTCAGCCCCCGTGAGGCTGCATGGACAGGCTCTGAAATCCTGTGCTctttgctcctgctctggaATTAGTGCCAGCAGGGCAGTCCTGAGAcatgcagggagctgctgtgtgtggcTGCAGTAGAGAAACAAccagctgagctcccagcaAGTCCTTGGCTGACCTGGCCACCtctcttcttcttttcccaaaaggggaaaaacaaacaccaaaaaagtCAAACTGAGGAGTCTTTGCTTTACCATTCCATGCCCATGCTGTAAGCTTCCTTGGCTTAAATACATTACTTTCTATTCCAAACATCCTCAGCCTTCTGCCAGCACGTGGTGACTGTTTTAAGTGGAAAAACAGTCCTGTTGTACAGAGACCTTTTTTCTTCATCCTGGTAAAATCTTCACTGGACCCTTCCTTGGACTCTTCAAATAGAGGCAGCACAGAATTGAGttgaagaaatgtttttcacCAGTATCTAGTTGTACTTTATCATTGGTTGTCAAAGGAGCCCACACAGAAGCCCTACAAATCTATGGATAAATAGAGCATTGTGGTTTCAGGCAAGGGCAGGCTGCACTTCAGTTTCCATGAGCTGAATTTATCAGACACtatcccagcctgcagcacagtAATCATCAGCTGTGGGGCTTTGCAAGGCAGTGCATATTTAATGTTCACTAATTTCACAGAAGGATTTCTGGGAAGCAGCAGATGGCAGGAAGCcgtgggctgctgctgtggctgtgagggTGAGGAGCTTCCCAGGGAAGTTCTGTCCACAAGATCTGAGAAACCTCTGAGGGGACTCCATTGCTCAGAGACACCAGAACCAAGGATATGTGCTGAGGAGTGGGAACTGTGCTCTGCCTGTGGCTGGAGCATGCAGCTGCTGGATGCCAACACTCATTCCTCTGAGTCACAGCTGGTTTAGGAGTTACACCATGGTACAGAGATGGCAATTGGAGAGGAtggctttgtgttttctgtCATCCAGCCATAAGCAGACAGGGGAAAAGCTTCATTTCTTGTCACTGAGCTTTCCCCGTGGCCCTGTCAGCAGTTACCATTGCACAGATCGTGGGGAGAAAACACTGGATGAGGTATTCGAGGGGAGCAGGTCAAAGCTGTTCAcacacttccttccctctgctgccagctctgcctgctctctCCTCCCATGGCACACGGGTGGGCTTTTCCCTCACCGTGCCTGGAGCTTCTCCCACGCTCCAGAGCCCTTCCTTCGGTTCCGTGGCCTTTCTGCTGCACTCCCTGTCCTTGGGTTACAGGGATTGGAAATCCCAGCCGATTCTCACATGACCCGTTTCCCTTGCAGCGGCACTGCGGGGTGGGAAGGGCCTTCCCGAGGCTCCCGGTGACATCCCggagctggcagagcacaggctgtgcGTGGGCCCGGAGCGCCGGCAGCACCCGCGGCTGCCGAGAGCCGGCAGAGCTCCTCCGGGGCTGGGGGGGTTTCCCGGCCCCAGGGGGATTCTGCTGCCGAGAGGCTTTGCAGGGAGAGCGAGCCCTGCCCTGCGGCTTACAGCAACCTGGCCTAgcaggaggtgtccctgcccacggcacgGGGATGGGAACTCCGTGGTCTTTAAGGTCTTTCCCAAGGCCAGCCATTCTGCGATGTTCCAAAGGAATGGGTAACTCAGGGGGAAAGGCTGCATCTACCTGTGAGCTAAAAACACACCGGCACTCTGCCTTCCTTACTGCAGGAGCCTTCCGCCCCTCACCTGGAGAGCTCCAGGCACCCACACAGCCCCCCCGTGCTTTGGTGCATTTGCTGCTTTGGTGCATTTGCAAAGCAGGATCTGCGGCTCGTGCAGTAAAACTCTACCGACAGCCCCACTACTCACAAGGCTTCTGGAAATTTGTGCTTTCCCAGTGGATGAGCCCCTGGGGAGACATGAATCTTTCAGAAGCTTCATGCaaataaaatgcagcattttacAGTCTTAGGCATAGCCTCGGGTTTCTCAGTTTTTCCTGACATAGTCCCAATTTTCTGCTctcttatttatttctgttagtGAAGATGTTCAGTTCACACTTTGTTCTGCTCAATATAACCAACATAATCCTATTTTCTTACTACTTAACCAGATAATCAAGATGCCAAAAGCTTTGAAATTCCCTTATTTTCTGCCTTAAAATTCTAATTGTAGTTATGTATGAGCTTCTGGTTTATAATATGGAAAAACACGATTTAGTCCCCAAAAACAAAGAATGTGGAGTCATGGACAAGGAGACTCACTGGAATAAgtaatataataaaattttgATCATCGTAGCCAAGTTGTAAGGTAGAACTTACATGTTATGTtcagtggggggaaaaaagcctctGAGAATCatgtctgttttctttcttctagaAGGCAGGGTGGGCAGACTTGGCATCTTTCCCACTTCATGGCTATGGAGTTGTGCCCTGGAGTTAATTCTCCAGAGTTAGTCATGTCCTACAGCAGACCTTGAGGCAGGGTcagggaggggagcagcactggggtaCAGGAGGTTGTGATTACCTGCAGCATTAGGTGTCAGAGGATCCATACCTGGAGAGGCCAcgagagaagcagcagctgctgccagcagggaactGCTGGTGGTGTCCAAGGGTGTCAATGTCATCGCTTCTGTTTCAACTCAAAGACCTTTAACCGCCGCTcctgtgtgtccccacaggTAAATACGTCTACCAGCCCATGACCCCcgtggagcagctccccagcaccgAGATCCCCGTCCGGCCCCGGGAGTCCCCCAACACCATCCAGATCTCGGTGTCGCTCACCGAGCACTTCCTCAAGTTCGCTCCCGCCTTCcagccgccgctgccgcccgaGGCGCCGCAGTTCTGCACCATCGCCGACCTCTTCATCGACAACTACCGCGTCAAGTGCATCAACGGCAAGATGTGCTACGTGCAGCGCCAGCCGCCCGCCCCGCACAGGGCAAAGCCCGACGAGGGCTCTGTCCGCAACGCCTTAATCACAAAGGAGAGCAATACACCAAAACCAGAGCACTGCTCGTCCCCGTCCAGCTCTGAGGACTCCGGCATCAACGCCGTGGGGGTTCACTACATGGAGTCGTGTGACGAGGACACGGAGGGGGTGGCCGAGCTGAGCTCAGAGGAAGATTACAGCCCGGATAGCAGCTGGGAGCCGGACGAATGCCCGCTCCTGTCGCCCTCGCAGTGCGAGATGGAAGTGATTGAGACTATAGAAACCACTGTGTGACCACACAAGTTGGCATCTGCTCAGTCCGCTTCCTTCTCAGTAATGTTGCTTTTGTagtatttctattttctgttttttctgacAATCCCTTTTTTCCAGTGCACTTGATATTTCAGATTCCTGTCATGGGAGTGTGGTCACAGGACTTACACATGGTGAACTAGCAGCAGCCTGAGCAATTTTAACACGTTCTCAGCCTGATCAGCTCTCCCACATCTGCACGTAAGGTAGTGACAAATCTTAAGACTTTTCTAGCAGAAATAGGCCCTTTTGTTGGTCTGGGTTACCCCACACACAACTTCTCACACGAGGACGTGCCACTTGAGATGTTTCCACCTGCCAGGTTGTTGGCAGGGGTCCCTCAGAGCATGGGGGGTGCACGCCTGGAGCAGCAAACCGAGGTGCCCTTAGTCTTTCTCAAACAGCTTCACAAGGCTCCTCCCgtctctgtctgtcctggcgCCTTGTCCAGCCCCTTCCCTAGTGCTGGTGCGACCTTCTCCAAGGCTGTGGGCACCAAGCTTCCAGCAGGTTGGAATGGCAAGCTAGAGAATGCACAAAGTGCCTCCAACTTTTCTCCAGGCTATGCACCGAGCAGCTGCTGAGGTAGGCCAGGCTCTGACATCTCCTGAGAAGGCAGGTCTTGCTCTGGAGGGGGATGAGTTGCCGGAATCCACCTGGTCCCTTTTCTCTGCCTGGATCTTAGGAAGGGGGTCTGGCTTTTGCAGGTGGGCAGGAGGgggagcaggcagaggtggGGCATGGCCATCTAACCAATACCACACTGGACTGGGGAGTACCAGGACAGGCGAAGGAAGCGACTACCTCCGAACAGCCGCCCCTGgctcttcctctgcctcctcctgggCTCTTTGGTGCCGGACACTCAGGACCAAACGGCCTCAGGGCCTGCATTTGCCTGAAGAATAACAAAGTTTAAACAAAAAGAATTTTACCAGCCACACCACTGTGTCGGCAGAGCTTGGGGACAGTGTGGAGATGCCCCTGGGAGGTGGCCCATGGTCTCAGTGGCATGTGAGCTTGTTAAAATAGAGCCTAAGGTCATCCTAGTGGAGAGAGGAGGCTTTGGCTCCTGCTCATCACTCCCAGTCCAGGAGCAGGTTCAGAGCAGGGGTCCCTCACCCAGCTGGTAGTGGAGCTGTCTCACAGGAGGTTGAGTTTCAGCCCTGCTtgaaggaaacagaaatgtCACTCAGATTCCAGCCAGCTCCATGGAGCTGGAGCCAGTAACTCCTGTGTTCCTGCAGCGGTACTGCCGTTCTTTGTGTAGTTGCTGTTTGCGTTTCAGAAGTCCCTGGTGAATCCAAGGCTGTAAAAACGTGTACAGTTAGTGACTGATCATAGATTATAGTCTGTGGTAGAGGGTGGCTCATCTCTCACTGTATCCTGACAATGTATTCCCAATTTTATACACTTTGTAATCAGTATCTTTAGAAGACATTTAGGCAacagtgtgtgtctgtgcacatGCGCGTCTAGGAGTTTCCATGGGTGGATATAAAGTAATGCTGTACTTTTTAGACTAAGACTTTCAGACAAAAATAATAGGTTTTATAGTTTTGATGACTTACATAAAAATGTGCAATGCTTGTGAAATGAGGAACTTGGGCCATTGCATGAACAGATACATTCTCACAAGGCACCTGAAAATACTCTGTTTTTCTGAGGGCATTTAACAAAGGCTGTAGTAAAACTAAAtaggatttattttgtttttaagggtgGGGCTGTCTTTCTTGGCTAACTACAGTTTCTAACAACATTTTTGGTGTCTTTGGACCATTCAGACACGTTCCATAAGTAGAAGGAAACATTATATATAAACCTACAGCATTTATTCATATTTAACCTTTCAATTGTAACCTGAGTGGAGAGCTGAACGAGCTCACTCTCATTCCTGGCCTCTGAGCTTTCCCCCCAGAAAGAGGAAAGCTCCTCCTCCCCTGGGAATGGCTTGTCCTTCCCAGGCAGGAAGGGTGGGCTGGCGCAGCATGGCCTttcccaagggcagggagctcctCACCAGTTCTCCCTGGGGCACCAAGGGCAGAGAACGTGAGCAGGacacccctgcccagcacagctcacctTGTTTGCAGgcaagcaggagctgcagccctgcccaggcacaggctgggagcacGGTGACCTCggggggtgctggtggcagagaCTTTACAGGGCCCACAGGGTCCTGTCCCCGTCAGGATCCATTCTTTCTTAACTGTAAGTAATTAGCAATACCCACAAGCTGTGAGTGTCTCCTACCCAGGATTTGTTCAGATGTCTTAAGCACAATAAGCTGCCTCTTCCTTCTGTTGTTCCTGGAAATGTCAGCGGCGCTCTGGGGAGTGCCGGGGCTGCTGGAGAGCGCTCGGGCAGGGCCCAGCCGCGGGGATCTCCTGCTCCATCACACACCCGGCTCCAGCGCTCCCAGGGAACACCGGGCTCCTTCCTTTGCACAAacatgccctgggctggctgctccccctgccagggagaggTGTGTGTATATTTCCTCTTGAATAAAATACTGAACAACTGGCCTTCTGCTTGTCCTAACTGCCTGTGTGCTTTCCATGCTAGAGAGAAGCACTGCGGGACTTCCAGCACGGGAAGGGCTGCTCACAGCTTCAGATGGCAGCccctgacacagccccagagccaggcagacAAAGGGAATAACCAGGGGGAGCACACCAGGCCCTGGTaagtgctggggctggtgggcAGCTCATGGCCCAGTTCTGACTCATCTGATATATGACTAAATTCAGCTCCCTGACttacctgtgcccaggtgtggctGCAGGCTGGACACATCCCATGGAAGTTCTGCTCATGGGGAGGAGGTGAGCACAAGGCACCtcagggcactggcactgctccTACCCAGGTGAGCTCTGCACAACACATGGTGCTTCAGTGTTCCTtggaggcagctgtgctgctccataATCCTGCCATTCCCTATGAGCTCTGCACAGATCAGCCACAGGAGTTCTGTGTGCAGGGAGAGCAACACCCACGTGGTGCTGTGCttttggagcagctgggaccccaagggcaccccaaaacacccaagTGTTGGTGCTAAAGTGAGCAGGGGGAAGAGGAGTGCGTGTGACAACACAGAAACCCCTTCAACAGTGGGCTACACTGCTGAGAGCAAAGTGCTAAAAGTTCTGTGACCATCAGTACCCATCACATCCACCCTCTACTCCTTGCAGCCCCCAAGGGCACGAGGCACCTTTTACACACACACTCCTCCCACCCCAACACAGGTATGAGGTGAGAGGGGAGGTTTGAGCTTTACCCACAAGATATATCTTTTTCTTACCAGCAGCCCACTCACAGAAGTGCAGAAGTCACAGGAAGTTCAACCAAGGGCCTCTTTAATGGGTTGGTAGAACACAGCATGTGCAGGTCAGTTTGCTCACACaagtgtcatttcctgcattCTTCAACCTTCTCCAGATCTGCCCATTCTGTGCCCTCAGACCCCTTGGCTGTTGCTATGAgacagcagggccaggcctTGCCAGAACAGCTACTTATAGCAGAACACAGAACTCAGGTGTGGCCCCCAGCCACAGaaccagcacagggacacagggcctctgggcacaggacaggctcctccagcagggcagagctgatcTGGTTACTTGGAAaagtccctgcagctgccacaagCCCCTGGgtcagcacaggcagccctccctgtgccccagcatgCTGGGATTTGTCCCAGAGTTCCAGCTTCGAGCCCAGCTGCCCCACCACTgccaaagcagagctgaggcatCACCCAGCTAGGACCCACCAGTGCCCAGTGAGAGTGAGCACAGCGGGGTCTGGGCAGGTGGTGTGGGGGAAGATCCCGTGCTGTGGTGGGAaggctccccagccccaggtcctgggagcagccagggcaggagctaCTCCTCAGCCAGCGGAGGGGGCGTCAGGTGCAGCTGGAAGTTCTCGTTCTGGAACACGCTGCTGGTGGCCGGGTCCCCGTGGGAAACGCTGAGCAGCCCGTGCTTGTCACCACGTGCCAGCTCCGTCAGGAGAGCCAGCTGCAAGGAAAACACCCCTTGTCACCCCAGGAACactcctgcagggacacagagcccagggtgtcactgtgtccctgctgcagcgAGGGAAACCTTAACCCACGTAAAGCCAAGGGTATGGATGGCATGGAGggaccctgcagagctccatgCAGGTCACCAGTCCTCAACTGAACAACTATCCAGGGGTCTTTAGGCTGCTTTGAAGTCACATAAttgaaaaacaaacccagaaataACTGAAAGTGCCAAGATCCACAGCCAAAACAGGCAGGAGACACAAGGAAAATGCCAGAGACAGAGGGAGCTGTGCTCTCCTTGGGACAGCAGGGGCATAGGAGGAAGGAGTGTTCCCAGCCACTGCAGGAGCTACAGTATCTAGAGGGAAGCTTAGTTACTAATGCACAAAGGATCACCCCAGGGACACGTGTCAGGCCCAGCCACAAAGCCAGAGCCattcccacagcttccctgccaGTGGCTTCACCAGCATGGCTGCCTTGCAGTGTGCCACAGCCAAGTGCCAGCACGAGACCAAACCCCAGAGAAAAGCCAGAGCCCTCGCTTGCCAGTGCTAGTGTGTGGCTTGGCCACATGAAAAATGCCCATCACAGTCtgacagcagaaggaaaacaggagTACGTACTCGGGAGGTGCCTCGGTTGAGCCGGCAGAGCTGGTCAAAAGCTTGGATTTGCTGAGGATCCAACACAGACTCTGAACTCATCTGAAAAAGACTAAGAAAGTTACAGAAACCATGCAGAGCAGGCTGTCAAGTTCCTAcccaaagaaattaattcctggGCCAGGAGCAGTCAGTCCACAACCTGTCTGAGAGGTCTTTTAGCCATCTTTGCCTTGGCATGAAGCCACTATGTGCACCCCAGGCTGGGGGGAAAAAGATTAGTCCTGTTCTTGTCCAAAGGACAGTTACACCCCTGCATCCACAGTGAGTTATTtctgggctctgtccctgaTGGCGTAGACTGACAGTACTGGGATACCTctgaggaaggaagaaaaacctGGGAAAACTCACAGCCAGCTGGGAAGAGAAGCAATGGGTCTCTGGGGCCAAGCAGCCTCTCCAGGCTCCTTCCCAGGCCGCAGGAGCAGCTTCCCCCAGGCCTTTCCTGTGTCCCGGCCCCGCCCAGCCCGACACTGCACACAGGAACGCCGGAGGGGCAcgggctgtgtgtgcctgctgcCCCACAATGGAGGGGCacaggctgtgtgtgcctgctgcCCCGAGACTGCCAATGACTGCTAACAACTTCTGGCATCCTACAATGGTATAATGAGGTCCCATCTCTTGTCCTCTGGTGGGGTGTTACAGACTGAAAGCTGGGAAATGAGGGACAAGTGAGTCACAGGGCAGTGGCAGCCACATCCCatggccctgcccagctgtggggtACAAGGCCAAGTGTCCCCCAGCAGcgaggggcagctgcaggcG
The nucleotide sequence above comes from Ammospiza caudacuta isolate bAmmCau1 chromosome 11, bAmmCau1.pri, whole genome shotgun sequence. Encoded proteins:
- the C11H3orf70 gene encoding UPF0524 protein C3orf70 homolog — protein: MSGAAAAKSEKLDEAQALARSCAGRPDFQPCDGLSLCATHSHGRCFRLHWCCHLGWCHCKYVYQPMTPVEQLPSTEIPVRPRESPNTIQISVSLTEHFLKFAPAFQPPLPPEAPQFCTIADLFIDNYRVKCINGKMCYVQRQPPAPHRAKPDEGSVRNALITKESNTPKPEHCSSPSSSEDSGINAVGVHYMESCDEDTEGVAELSSEEDYSPDSSWEPDECPLLSPSQCEMEVIETIETTV